A part of Gemmatimonas groenlandica genomic DNA contains:
- the argS gene encoding arginine--tRNA ligase, whose protein sequence is MTHADALRAELSRAARTLGAPDDVSPILERPRDPSFGDWATNLAMTLAKPLGKKPRDIAEALIAAMDKASVGVTAAEIAGPGFLNFRLDPGFQARGLLTILESPDTFGRLDIGHGERVVVEFVSANPTGPLHVGHGRQAALGDAISTLLEYTGWKVDREFYYNDAGAQIANLAKSTQAQVRAIGGAPLEIPEGGYHGDYIREIAERYVVDHPEDAACDDLAAMQAFAVAALRHEQDLDMQAFGVKFDTYYLESSLYTDGSVNKTVDGLKQSGHTYEEEGALFLRTTDFGDDKDRVMKKSAAKGGDYTYFVPDVAYHVTKWDRGYHRAINVQGADHHSTITRVRAGLQALAIGIPKGYPDYVLHQMVTVMKGGEEVKISKRAGSYVTVRDLIDEVGRDAVRYFYLMRKGDSQLVFDVDLARSQSEENPVYYVQMAHARMCGIFRVGEIDATTVTGEGVDLGVLTEPAEQELVKQLLDFPATVKGAADTLEPHRIAAWLLETARAGHTWYHKHHVLGEPEAITRARLVLARATQLGIAAGLRILGLSAPERM, encoded by the coding sequence GTGACTCACGCCGACGCCCTGCGCGCCGAGCTCTCGCGCGCCGCGCGCACGCTCGGTGCGCCCGACGACGTTTCTCCCATTCTCGAGCGGCCGCGTGATCCGTCGTTCGGAGATTGGGCGACCAATCTCGCTATGACCCTCGCGAAGCCGCTCGGCAAGAAGCCGCGCGACATTGCGGAAGCGCTTATCGCCGCGATGGACAAAGCCAGCGTCGGCGTAACGGCCGCCGAAATCGCTGGCCCGGGGTTCCTGAATTTCCGCCTCGATCCCGGATTCCAAGCGCGCGGCCTGCTTACCATTCTCGAGTCGCCCGACACCTTCGGACGGCTCGATATCGGCCATGGCGAACGCGTGGTCGTGGAGTTCGTGTCGGCCAATCCCACCGGTCCGCTGCACGTCGGCCACGGCCGTCAGGCCGCCCTCGGCGATGCCATCAGCACGCTGCTGGAGTACACCGGCTGGAAGGTCGATCGCGAGTTCTACTACAACGACGCCGGCGCGCAGATCGCGAATCTCGCGAAGAGCACGCAGGCGCAGGTGCGCGCCATCGGTGGAGCGCCGCTCGAGATTCCCGAAGGCGGATACCACGGCGACTACATCCGTGAGATCGCCGAGCGCTACGTCGTCGACCATCCGGAAGACGCGGCGTGTGATGATCTCGCCGCGATGCAGGCGTTCGCGGTCGCCGCGCTGCGCCATGAGCAGGACCTCGACATGCAGGCGTTCGGCGTCAAGTTCGACACGTACTACCTCGAGAGCTCGCTCTACACCGATGGCTCGGTCAACAAGACGGTCGACGGACTGAAGCAGTCGGGGCACACGTACGAGGAGGAGGGCGCGCTGTTCCTCCGCACTACCGACTTCGGTGATGACAAGGATCGCGTGATGAAGAAGAGCGCGGCCAAGGGCGGAGACTACACGTACTTCGTGCCCGACGTCGCCTATCACGTCACGAAGTGGGATCGCGGCTACCACCGCGCGATCAACGTGCAGGGTGCCGATCACCACAGCACGATCACGCGTGTGCGGGCTGGTCTGCAGGCACTCGCGATCGGGATTCCCAAGGGCTATCCCGACTACGTGTTGCACCAGATGGTGACCGTCATGAAGGGTGGTGAGGAAGTGAAGATCTCCAAGCGCGCCGGCTCGTACGTCACCGTGCGTGATCTCATCGATGAAGTCGGTCGCGATGCCGTGCGCTATTTCTACCTTATGCGGAAGGGTGACTCGCAGCTCGTGTTCGATGTCGATCTCGCGCGCAGCCAATCGGAAGAGAATCCGGTGTACTACGTGCAGATGGCGCACGCGCGCATGTGCGGCATCTTCCGCGTCGGTGAAATCGACGCGACCACGGTCACCGGCGAAGGCGTCGACCTCGGGGTGCTCACCGAGCCTGCCGAGCAGGAGCTCGTGAAGCAGCTCCTCGATTTCCCCGCGACCGTGAAGGGCGCGGCCGACACGCTCGAGCCGCACCGCATCGCGGCGTGGTTGCTGGAAACGGCGCGAGCCGGCCACACCTGGTACCACAAGCATCATGTCCTCGGCGAACCCGAGGCCATCACGCGCGCGCGCCTCGTGCTCGCCCGTGCCACGCAGCTCGGCATCGCCGCCGGATTGCGCATTCTCGGACTGTCCGCGCCGGAGCGCATGTGA
- a CDS encoding FmdB family zinc ribbon protein — MPTYEFRCPDGSIIEARFKISEVPESIPTPDGTGVATRIISGGASLLFKGSGFYITDYGKDGKKDQRTSGASSSAESSTKSDTKSDSKSESKPSTSTPSSSSE; from the coding sequence ATGCCGACTTACGAGTTCCGCTGCCCCGACGGGTCCATCATCGAGGCGCGGTTCAAGATCTCAGAGGTTCCGGAAAGCATTCCGACGCCCGATGGCACGGGGGTGGCCACGCGCATCATCTCCGGTGGCGCCAGTCTCCTGTTCAAGGGCTCCGGCTTCTACATCACGGACTACGGCAAGGACGGGAAGAAGGACCAGCGCACCAGTGGCGCGTCCTCGTCCGCCGAAAGCAGCACCAAAAGCGACACGAAGAGCGACAGCAAGAGCGAGTCGAAGCCGTCGACCAGCACGCCGTCCTCGTCATCCGAATGA
- a CDS encoding Rieske 2Fe-2S domain-containing protein, which yields MPHDPSFDPSSPLATELSPSDPSPCGGCHRVDRRQFLASASALTLGVLVSGCGDGIISGPEQVLDAIPAPFRLDPSTVPELASVGGRAVVVSGTSAPVVVERVGSAQFRALSLVCPHRGSIVDVTATGLRCPNHEAVFANDGTWLSGQPTAGLTALDVRQSADGSLMIGGALTPPVLGLDRTSVVFLTTLTGNAPSAQTVAIANDGGGILGGLAVTLTYGPGQRTGWLSLALSQASAPSTLTLSAQRGTLPIGNYTATVTISGAGVSNGAQTLSVSLLVQDPTTPAALQLSTAALSFTAPVGSTPAAQVVQCNNSGGGTLAGLVATVSYGAGATGWITTTLNQTTAPATLTVRPSVGALAAGSYTATITVSGNGVASRTIAVTLTVTAAGLVVTLAAWPALANVGGVAGSVGNVNGGPVAVSRLSATSFAAFSMRCPHAGTTVNVVNGTSFRCPNHGALFNGAGVWQSSPQRADNLSTLTVIYTPGATTLTVT from the coding sequence ATGCCTCACGATCCGTCGTTTGATCCGTCGTCCCCGCTCGCAACCGAGCTGTCGCCCTCTGATCCGTCGCCCTGTGGTGGCTGCCATCGGGTCGATCGGCGCCAGTTTCTGGCCTCGGCCTCGGCCTTGACCCTCGGCGTCCTGGTTTCCGGCTGCGGCGACGGGATCATTAGCGGCCCCGAGCAGGTGCTCGACGCCATCCCGGCGCCCTTCCGGCTCGATCCGTCCACGGTTCCTGAACTCGCCTCGGTCGGCGGCCGTGCCGTCGTCGTCTCCGGCACCTCGGCCCCTGTCGTGGTAGAGCGCGTCGGTTCGGCGCAGTTCCGCGCGCTCTCGCTGGTGTGTCCGCATCGCGGCTCCATCGTGGATGTCACCGCCACCGGACTGCGGTGCCCGAATCATGAGGCCGTTTTCGCGAATGACGGCACGTGGCTGAGCGGACAACCGACCGCCGGACTCACGGCGCTCGACGTGCGACAGAGCGCCGACGGATCGCTCATGATCGGCGGTGCCCTCACGCCCCCGGTGCTTGGTCTCGACCGCACGTCGGTCGTGTTCCTGACGACGCTCACTGGCAACGCCCCGTCTGCGCAGACGGTCGCGATTGCGAATGACGGCGGTGGCATTCTTGGTGGACTGGCGGTCACACTTACGTACGGACCGGGGCAGCGTACCGGCTGGCTGTCGCTGGCGCTCAGTCAGGCGTCGGCGCCTTCCACGTTGACGCTGTCGGCGCAGCGCGGCACGCTGCCGATCGGCAACTACACGGCCACCGTCACCATATCCGGTGCCGGCGTCAGCAACGGTGCGCAAACACTGAGCGTCTCGCTGCTGGTGCAGGATCCGACCACACCGGCCGCGCTGCAACTATCGACAGCGGCGCTGTCCTTCACGGCGCCGGTCGGCAGTACGCCGGCCGCGCAGGTGGTGCAGTGCAACAACAGCGGCGGCGGCACCTTGGCCGGGTTGGTCGCGACGGTGTCCTACGGTGCCGGCGCGACGGGCTGGATCACGACCACACTCAATCAGACCACGGCGCCGGCCACCCTCACCGTGCGCCCGAGTGTCGGCGCCCTGGCCGCCGGCAGCTACACGGCCACGATCACCGTCAGTGGTAACGGCGTGGCGTCACGCACGATTGCGGTGACCCTCACCGTGACCGCCGCCGGACTGGTAGTCACCCTTGCCGCCTGGCCGGCCCTGGCCAACGTGGGCGGCGTCGCCGGCAGTGTCGGCAATGTGAACGGGGGGCCCGTGGCCGTCTCGCGCCTCAGCGCCACCAGCTTTGCCGCCTTCTCCATGCGCTGTCCTCATGCCGGCACGACGGTGAACGTGGTGAACGGCACCAGCTTCCGGTGTCCCAATCATGGCGCCCTGTTCAACGGCGCCGGCGTCTGGCAGTCGTCGCCGCAGCGCGCAGACAATCTCTCCACGCTCACCGTGATCTACACGCCCGGCGCCACGACCCTCACGGTGACCTGA
- a CDS encoding CHRD domain-containing protein: MSGTVNVLPSGIMALLNGANERPNPVTTSANGAAVFTRNGASVTYTVTYQGIASIPTGAHIHAPAGLAATAGVIVDLVKQTQTSNSGVLTGTFTASDIRGISGQPPIALDSLMTLLRTGNAYVNVHSTTFPAGEIRGQTGTP, translated from the coding sequence ATGTCGGGGACGGTTAATGTGTTGCCGAGTGGTATCATGGCCCTGTTGAACGGCGCCAACGAACGTCCCAATCCCGTGACCACCAGTGCGAACGGCGCCGCCGTCTTCACGCGCAACGGCGCCTCGGTCACGTACACGGTCACGTATCAGGGCATTGCGTCGATCCCGACCGGTGCCCACATCCACGCACCGGCCGGTCTCGCCGCCACGGCGGGCGTCATCGTCGATCTGGTCAAGCAGACACAGACGAGCAACAGCGGCGTGCTTACGGGCACGTTCACGGCGTCCGATATCCGTGGCATCAGCGGACAGCCGCCCATCGCCCTCGACTCGCTCATGACGCTCCTGCGCACGGGCAACGCGTACGTGAACGTGCACTCGACCACGTTCCCGGCCGGTGAGATCCGCGGCCAGACCGGTACACCGTAG
- a CDS encoding protein kinase domain-containing protein, translating to MHVTARVFVGAVTIVALVLGTVFTVARTEARRAAAAGAVRALEQSADLVAQLLAGRGRSLAGGARVFVQGPYFRTLVAESRRDDILDQTFEAAEQLDASWVFITDASGMLVAKSDEPSASGDQLANVSLISGALRGQVMTGFGGSGDSALFQATAVPVAAPGGSPFGVLVATRLLDSALAVDIATATGSELVFYVRTADGVAHVAASTMTRDTSLREAVRSRASGQAPLVIDGREWITHATALNTAGGTEVGGYLVLRRAEVEVPAIAALRRAMAIASALGLLLAVVAALVAHRVVGAPAGRLEHERQVLARELSAARGDLQDHVALSRLLSPDVATLVTAEHPVATETSRSILPLRHRVERTLSLPRALPLPILSEADSDTTPFALGSTVAKRYRIDAILGERDRGVLYRALDLHRGELVALGVVRPERLFLDDDARALLAADVAKASRVVHPHVAQVRDVGDDHGVPFVASEFVPGVSLASVLRQWGTLPVDGVIALARQLLRALAAAHAEQVIHGDIKPSDIRIVAGGQVKLAGFGIARALRDAAQRAQSVQRAGDASLSGRVTGATVGTPEYLAPEQLIGASASFASDLYALGLVLHECLAGHAPQRHDMPVTLIGGRLGDEPGAHARSDAIAWPLPLDTLIASMTENDLANRAHSAADVLERLERLETSAAPRE from the coding sequence ATGCACGTCACCGCGCGCGTCTTCGTGGGGGCGGTCACGATCGTCGCCCTCGTGCTGGGCACGGTGTTTACCGTGGCGCGGACCGAAGCGCGACGCGCCGCCGCCGCAGGCGCGGTGCGCGCGCTCGAGCAGTCGGCCGACCTCGTCGCGCAGCTCCTCGCTGGACGTGGCCGCAGTCTCGCCGGCGGCGCGCGCGTGTTTGTGCAAGGGCCGTACTTTCGCACGCTCGTCGCCGAAAGCCGTCGCGACGATATCCTCGACCAGACGTTCGAAGCCGCCGAACAGCTCGACGCCTCGTGGGTCTTCATCACCGATGCCTCGGGCATGCTGGTGGCGAAGTCCGACGAGCCCTCCGCCTCCGGCGATCAGCTCGCGAACGTCTCGCTGATTTCGGGGGCGCTCCGGGGACAGGTGATGACCGGTTTTGGTGGATCCGGTGATTCCGCGCTCTTTCAGGCGACCGCCGTTCCGGTGGCGGCCCCGGGAGGGTCGCCGTTCGGTGTGCTGGTCGCCACGCGACTGCTCGACTCCGCATTAGCGGTCGACATCGCGACGGCCACGGGCAGCGAGCTGGTGTTCTATGTACGCACCGCCGATGGCGTCGCCCACGTCGCCGCGTCGACGATGACGCGCGATACGTCGTTGCGTGAGGCCGTGCGGAGCAGGGCATCGGGGCAGGCCCCGCTCGTGATCGACGGTCGGGAGTGGATCACGCATGCGACGGCGCTCAACACCGCGGGTGGCACGGAGGTCGGTGGCTACCTCGTATTGCGGCGAGCCGAGGTGGAGGTTCCGGCCATCGCGGCGCTGCGTCGTGCGATGGCCATCGCCAGTGCACTCGGTTTGCTGCTCGCTGTCGTAGCCGCGTTGGTCGCTCACCGGGTCGTGGGCGCACCGGCCGGGCGGCTTGAGCACGAGCGGCAGGTCCTTGCTCGTGAGCTTTCCGCGGCACGTGGTGATCTGCAGGATCACGTCGCGCTCAGTCGGCTACTCTCGCCTGACGTTGCCACGTTGGTGACCGCCGAGCATCCTGTCGCCACCGAGACGTCGCGCAGCATATTGCCGCTTCGTCATCGCGTGGAGCGCACGCTGTCGCTGCCACGCGCGCTTCCGCTGCCGATATTGAGTGAGGCGGACAGCGACACGACGCCGTTCGCGCTGGGCAGCACCGTGGCCAAGCGCTATCGCATCGATGCGATACTCGGCGAGCGTGACCGCGGCGTGCTGTATCGCGCCCTGGATCTCCATCGCGGAGAATTGGTCGCGCTCGGCGTCGTCCGCCCTGAACGACTCTTTCTCGACGACGACGCGCGCGCGTTGCTCGCGGCTGATGTGGCGAAGGCGAGCCGCGTCGTGCATCCGCACGTCGCGCAGGTTCGCGACGTGGGCGACGACCACGGCGTGCCGTTCGTGGCATCGGAGTTCGTGCCCGGCGTTTCACTCGCGAGCGTGCTCCGTCAGTGGGGCACTCTGCCAGTTGACGGCGTGATCGCGCTGGCGCGGCAGCTGCTGCGCGCCCTGGCGGCCGCGCACGCGGAGCAGGTGATCCATGGCGATATCAAACCGAGCGACATTCGCATCGTGGCCGGCGGGCAGGTCAAGCTCGCGGGCTTCGGCATCGCGCGCGCGCTGCGCGACGCCGCGCAGCGGGCGCAGTCGGTGCAGCGCGCCGGCGACGCCTCTCTGTCGGGACGCGTCACCGGAGCGACCGTGGGGACGCCGGAGTACCTCGCGCCCGAACAGCTCATCGGCGCTTCGGCCTCATTCGCCAGCGACTTGTATGCACTCGGACTGGTGCTGCATGAGTGTCTCGCCGGTCACGCGCCGCAACGGCATGACATGCCGGTGACGCTCATCGGCGGTCGCCTGGGCGACGAGCCTGGAGCACATGCACGCTCCGACGCGATTGCCTGGCCGCTGCCGCTCGATACGCTGATCGCTTCCATGACGGAGAATGACCTGGCCAACCGGGCCCACTCGGCGGCCGACGTACTCGAACGGCTCGAACGGCTCGAGACGTCCGCCGCCCCGCGGGAATAG
- a CDS encoding cupredoxin domain-containing protein encodes MRVAALAWGVAVCGAGVTRLEAQGAVRGQLRVIETANGAPATLSDAVIFLEASGERPRGPTVYMAKASVGMRLREFVPRVQTIGVGGAVAFPNQDPFSHNVFSNSALGAFDLGLYRTGKSRATTFPKAGVYAIYCNIHARMVSYVVAVPTPYVARAQASGVFTIARVPAGAWRLHVWHERAPEHVETIIVPADGLSDIVVALDGRGYVPKPHTNKFGQPYATSRADRY; translated from the coding sequence GTGCGAGTCGCCGCGCTCGCGTGGGGGGTGGCCGTGTGCGGCGCAGGCGTCACGAGGCTCGAGGCGCAGGGCGCCGTGCGAGGCCAGTTGCGCGTGATCGAAACGGCCAACGGCGCGCCAGCGACGCTCAGTGATGCGGTGATTTTCCTCGAAGCGAGCGGAGAGCGCCCGCGCGGCCCCACCGTTTACATGGCCAAAGCGTCGGTGGGGATGCGACTGCGCGAGTTCGTGCCGCGCGTGCAGACCATCGGCGTCGGCGGCGCGGTCGCGTTTCCCAATCAGGACCCGTTCAGCCACAACGTCTTCTCGAACTCCGCACTCGGCGCCTTCGATCTCGGTCTGTATCGTACCGGAAAGAGCCGAGCAACGACGTTTCCCAAGGCCGGCGTGTACGCGATCTACTGCAACATCCACGCGCGCATGGTGAGCTATGTCGTCGCCGTTCCCACGCCGTATGTCGCGCGGGCGCAAGCATCCGGTGTGTTCACGATCGCGCGAGTGCCGGCAGGAGCGTGGCGGCTGCACGTGTGGCATGAGCGGGCACCCGAACACGTAGAGACGATCATCGTCCCCGCGGACGGTCTCTCCGACATCGTGGTGGCCCTCGACGGGCGCGGCTACGTGCCCAAACCCCACACGAACAAGTTCGGCCAGCCGTACGCGACATCGCGCGCTGACCGGTATTAG